The following proteins are encoded in a genomic region of Stutzerimonas stutzeri:
- a CDS encoding mechanosensitive ion channel family protein, producing MEFDPWSQSLLGAMNALWAPIAAFIPRLFGALLVVAIGFIVAKLLDALLSKVLAKIGLDRLVAGTGVNKLLGRAGIRAPASALIGKIVYWFVLLVFLVSAAESLGLARVSAVLDMLALYVPKVFGAALILLAGVLLAQLVNGLVRGAAEGVGLDYAGGLGRIAQGLVIIISISVAIGQLEVKTELLNYVIAIALISVGLAVALALGLGSRGLVSQILAGIYVRELYEVGQRIRLEGSDGVIEEIGTAKTLLLTDDGELVSVANTVLLEQRVSSR from the coding sequence ATGGAATTCGATCCCTGGAGCCAAAGCCTGCTAGGCGCGATGAACGCGCTCTGGGCACCTATCGCAGCGTTTATCCCGCGTCTGTTTGGAGCGCTGCTGGTCGTCGCAATAGGCTTCATCGTTGCCAAGTTACTGGATGCACTGCTTTCAAAGGTCTTGGCAAAGATCGGGCTCGATCGGCTGGTTGCCGGGACCGGGGTCAATAAGCTGTTGGGGCGCGCCGGTATACGCGCGCCCGCGTCCGCGCTGATTGGAAAGATCGTTTACTGGTTCGTGCTACTGGTTTTCCTCGTGTCTGCTGCCGAGTCCCTCGGTCTTGCGCGCGTATCGGCGGTATTGGACATGCTGGCGCTGTACGTGCCGAAGGTATTCGGCGCGGCTCTGATTCTGCTTGCCGGCGTGCTGCTCGCTCAGCTGGTGAACGGCTTGGTGCGGGGTGCCGCTGAGGGCGTTGGGCTGGATTACGCCGGTGGCCTGGGGCGGATCGCGCAGGGGCTGGTGATTATCATCAGCATCTCTGTTGCCATCGGCCAGCTCGAGGTGAAAACCGAGTTGCTCAACTACGTGATCGCCATCGCGCTGATCTCGGTCGGGCTCGCCGTTGCGCTCGCGCTCGGGTTGGGTAGTCGTGGATTGGTCAGCCAGATCCTGGCTGGCATCTATGTGCGCGAGCTCTACGAAGTCGGGCAGCGGATACGGCTGGAAGGTTCGGACGGCGTCATCGAAGAGATCGGTACGGCCAAAACGCTGTTGCTAACCGACGACGGTGAGCTGGTCTCAGTTGCAAATACTGTGCTTCTGGAGCAGCGAGTGAGCAGCCGCTAG
- the sigX gene encoding RNA polymerase sigma factor SigX, with amino-acid sequence MSYDPRLLSDEELVQRAHGELFHITRAYEELMRRYQRTLFNVCARYLGNDRDADDVCQEVMLKVLYGLKNFEGKSKFKTWLYSITYNECITQYRKERRKRRLLDALSLDPVEEASDDKAPNVEEKAGLDKWLVHVNQIDREILVLRFVAELEFQEIADIMHMGLSATKMRYKRALDKLREKFSGIAET; translated from the coding sequence ATGAGCTACGACCCCCGCCTGCTTTCCGATGAAGAGCTGGTGCAGCGCGCGCATGGCGAGTTGTTTCATATAACGCGCGCTTACGAGGAGCTGATGCGGCGCTATCAGCGAACGTTATTTAATGTGTGCGCGCGTTATCTAGGCAACGATCGGGACGCGGATGATGTCTGCCAAGAGGTGATGCTGAAGGTGTTGTATGGCCTGAAGAACTTCGAAGGGAAGTCGAAGTTCAAGACATGGCTATACAGTATTACTTACAACGAATGTATTACTCAGTATCGAAAAGAGCGGCGCAAGCGCCGACTACTCGATGCGTTGAGCCTCGATCCGGTTGAAGAGGCTTCCGACGACAAAGCGCCCAATGTCGAGGAGAAGGCCGGGCTAGACAAGTGGCTTGTGCACGTAAACCAGATTGACCGGGAAATACTGGTGCTACGTTTTGTCGCAGAGCTCGAGTTCCAGGAAATAGCCGACATTATGCATATGGGGCTAAGCGCAACGAAGATGCGGTACAAGCGGGCATTGGATAAACTACGCGAAAAATTTTCAGGAATTGCTGAAACTTAA
- a CDS encoding OmpA family protein has translation MKVKNTLGVVIGSMVAATSFGALAQGQGAVEMEAFGKHYFTDSSRDVQRDGELYGAGASYFLTDDVSLGLSYGEYHDLTSRDPVGAGGHKDIKGSLTSLDATYHFGQPGVGLRPYVSAGAAHQSIGQANRGGRDHSTFANVGTGVKYYFTENFFAKAGVDGMYNIDANEGEWMAGVGVGLNFGGGAQQQVAQVEPTPEPAPAPIVDNEPEPEPELVRVELDVKFDFDKAKVREESYSDIKNLADFMQQYPQTSTTVEGHTDSVGTDQYNQRLSERRAQAVRDVLVNQYGVSGQRVDSVGYGETRPVADNSTEEGRQINRRVEAEVEAQVR, from the coding sequence ATGAAAGTTAAAAACACCTTGGGCGTTGTAATTGGCTCCATGGTTGCTGCTACTTCTTTTGGCGCGCTGGCTCAAGGTCAAGGTGCCGTAGAGATGGAAGCGTTCGGCAAGCACTACTTTACCGACAGCTCTCGCGACGTTCAGCGTGATGGCGAGCTTTACGGTGCCGGCGCCAGCTACTTCCTGACAGATGACGTTTCGCTCGGACTTTCCTACGGCGAATACCATGATCTGACGTCCCGTGACCCGGTTGGTGCCGGCGGCCACAAGGATATCAAGGGCAGCTTGACGTCTCTCGACGCGACCTACCACTTCGGCCAGCCAGGCGTGGGCCTGCGCCCATACGTGTCGGCAGGCGCTGCTCATCAGAGCATCGGCCAGGCAAACCGTGGCGGCCGCGACCACAGCACTTTCGCCAATGTAGGCACTGGCGTGAAGTACTACTTCACTGAAAACTTCTTCGCTAAAGCTGGCGTCGACGGCATGTACAACATCGATGCCAACGAAGGCGAGTGGATGGCAGGCGTAGGCGTAGGCCTGAACTTCGGTGGTGGCGCGCAGCAGCAAGTCGCTCAGGTCGAGCCGACTCCTGAACCCGCACCGGCACCGATCGTCGACAACGAGCCAGAGCCGGAGCCTGAGCTGGTTCGCGTTGAGCTTGACGTCAAGTTCGACTTCGACAAGGCGAAAGTTCGCGAAGAAAGCTACAGCGATATCAAGAACCTGGCGGATTTCATGCAGCAGTATCCGCAGACCAGCACCACCGTTGAAGGTCACACTGACTCCGTCGGTACCGATCAGTACAACCAGCGTCTGTCCGAGCGCCGCGCTCAGGCAGTACGTGACGTTCTGGTCAATCAGTACGGCGTGTCGGGCCAGCGTGTCGACTCGGTTGGCTATGGCGAAACCCGCCCGGTTGCCGACAACAGCACCGAGGAAGGTCGTCAGATCAACCGTCGTGTAGAAGCTGAAGTCGAAGCGCAGGTTCGTTAA